The following proteins are encoded in a genomic region of Dokdonia donghaensis DSW-1:
- the aspS gene encoding aspartate--tRNA ligase yields MYRTHNNGSLRAADVNKEVTLAGWVQKSRDKGFIIWVDLRDRYGMTQLVFDQERTDAALMEEARKLGREFVIQVTGTVVERDSKNPNIATGDIELLVSKLEILNASLTPPFTIEDETDGGEDLRMKYRYLDIRRKPVRESLIFRHRVALEVRKYLSEQDFIEVETPYLIKSTPEGARDFVVPSRMNEGQFYALPQSPQTFKQLLMVGGMDKYFQIVKCFRDEDLRADRQPEFTQIDCEMAFVEQEDILNIFEGLTRHLLKEVNGVEIEKFPRMLYDDAMRLYGNDKPDIRFGMKFGELNEVAQHKDFGVFNNAELVVGIAVPGGNSYTRKEIDKIIEWVKRPQVGALGMVYSRCNDDGSFKSSVDKFYDQEDLAKWAEVTGAQKGDLVCILSGETNKVRAQMSALRMELAERLGLRKPDEFAPLWVIDFPLLELDEETGHYHAMHHPFTSPKPGQIELLDTKPGEVKANAYDLVLNGNEIGGGSIRIHDKETQAIMLRHLGFSEEEAKAQFGFLMDAFEYGAPPHGGLAFGLDRLVAILGGQETIRDFIAFPKNNSGRDVMIDAPAPLDNEQLQELNLKLRG; encoded by the coding sequence CGTACAGATGCTGCTCTTATGGAAGAAGCACGTAAACTGGGACGCGAGTTTGTAATACAAGTTACTGGTACCGTAGTTGAGCGTGATTCAAAAAACCCTAACATTGCTACTGGAGATATAGAGTTATTGGTATCAAAACTGGAGATACTTAACGCTTCTCTTACTCCTCCTTTTACGATAGAAGATGAGACAGATGGTGGAGAAGACCTACGTATGAAGTATCGTTACCTAGACATACGCCGCAAGCCGGTACGTGAGAGTCTTATCTTTAGACACCGCGTGGCTCTTGAGGTACGTAAATACTTATCTGAGCAAGATTTTATTGAAGTTGAGACTCCTTACCTTATAAAATCTACACCAGAGGGAGCACGTGATTTTGTAGTGCCTTCTCGTATGAATGAAGGACAATTTTATGCACTACCACAATCACCGCAGACCTTTAAGCAATTGCTTATGGTGGGTGGTATGGATAAATACTTCCAGATTGTAAAATGTTTTAGAGATGAAGATTTACGTGCAGACAGACAGCCAGAGTTCACACAGATAGACTGTGAGATGGCCTTTGTAGAGCAAGAAGATATTTTAAACATCTTTGAAGGGCTTACTCGTCATTTACTTAAGGAAGTAAATGGGGTAGAGATTGAGAAATTCCCACGTATGCTATATGATGATGCAATGCGTCTGTATGGTAATGATAAGCCAGACATTCGTTTTGGGATGAAATTTGGCGAGCTTAATGAGGTGGCACAGCATAAAGACTTTGGCGTTTTTAATAATGCAGAGCTTGTAGTAGGTATAGCTGTACCAGGAGGTAACTCTTATACTCGTAAAGAAATTGATAAAATTATAGAGTGGGTAAAACGCCCGCAAGTAGGAGCATTAGGAATGGTGTACTCTCGTTGTAATGACGATGGAAGCTTTAAATCTTCTGTAGATAAATTTTATGATCAAGAAGATCTTGCAAAGTGGGCAGAAGTAACAGGAGCTCAAAAAGGTGATCTAGTTTGTATACTCTCTGGTGAGACTAACAAAGTACGTGCACAGATGAGTGCTCTACGTATGGAGCTTGCAGAGCGCTTAGGACTACGCAAGCCAGATGAGTTTGCACCACTGTGGGTCATAGATTTCCCGCTACTTGAGCTAGATGAAGAGACAGGACATTACCACGCAATGCACCACCCATTTACATCTCCAAAACCTGGTCAAATAGAATTACTTGATACAAAACCTGGCGAAGTAAAAGCAAACGCCTACGATCTTGTACTTAACGGTAACGAGATAGGTGGAGGTTCTATACGTATACACGATAAAGAAACACAGGCTATAATGCTACGTCACCTAGGCTTTTCTGAAGAGGAGGCTAAAGCACAGTTTGGCTTCCTAATGGACGCTTTTGAGTATGGAGCACCTCCACACGGTGGTCTTGCTTTTGGACTAGACAGACTTGTAGCTATACTAGGTGGTCAAGAGACTATACGTGACTTTATTGCTTTCCCAAAAAACAATAGCGGTCGTGATGTAATGATAGATGCCCCTGCTCCTCTTGACAATGAGCAACTGCAAGAATTGAATTTGAAGCTGAGAGGGTAA